The DNA region AACCTCTTCATTGggtaacatattatattaacttatttttttcattattttttaatatacataaattattttaaaaaaatatatctttaataatttaagtgaTAAGAGAGGACATAAATGACTAATATCCTAATTAAAAACAACTTAAGTTAAAATGAGtaacttttttaaaacaaaacaaaaaagaatcACATAAAAGAGATTTTGGGTATAGATGTAAACAAGAAATCAATCCATCCTCAAATATCTTAAGTTTGAATTAGGTTCGATTTCGTGTAAACCCTCAGGTAGACCTGGTTATTTTTTCTTGTTCACTAATAAATTGACTAATTAAACTCATGTTTCTATAATCAATTCGATCTCCCAATTGTTTTGGGGCAAATGTTTTCTAAAAAATTGCTTCGATTTAAGAAAAGGTTAAACGCCTTTCTGGATATTGCTCAATGTCTCCACTATTCACTAAACTTGAGAAGCGGATAATTAATCATTCACACTTTCGGAAGAAATTGTAATTATTGATACCGAACTTTTCCACGTAAAaaggaaatattttattacaatagaAGGGAGAAGTGATTTGTTACATAACCTATAACATAAAAATAGCATATCACTCTCACACTTCTCTATTGCATTGcaagatttaattaattactcaaaatactaaaataattttattttaaattattaatttttattttatcattatatattaatattttgtaagttatttttatcaaaataaaaataaaataaaatatactcatctcgaaataatcatcaaaaccTAAATCCAAAACAAAAACCTTAGTAAGCTCCACCTAACCTAATTTAGCTCATTTTGTTGCTTTAAAGTtaagtttgattttgtttttccaGCTTGAAAAAGGAGTATGTCCAGTGACCTTAATAAGGTCCACACTTTGAACAAGCCCAATAAAAAAGGAATTTACCACATTCCGGCCCAAAATCATTCTGCAGTCTCTTTCTCTCGATGGATTCGGGTTAATTTAAATTAGCTTTATAAGTCATATTAGGTTTCTTTACATGTTTCACATTTAAGTGCAAAATAATGTGTACTCTAAAAAAAAGTATAGGTAATattaaaagggaaatttgaaCAAACGAGGGTGAATTGCTTTTGGTGAGAGTGAATAATATctcagttgcgtcacgcaatcgcgtcacgcaatcccagttgcgtcacgcaatcgcgagacgaaaaaaaaattgaaaaaaaaaaatccggttgcgttacgcaagggtaaaattgtcattaaaaaaaataggatcatcagcgctatttaaattatccacCCTCACTTTTCTCATTTTATcctatttttagggtcatttgctcaaattcCCCTATTAAAACACCTATTTCGAAAACAAAAATGTGGAGCTTATAAAAGAAGAATCAAGCAACTAATAGAAGCTATTAAAAAATCACTACTAGTagcatatatttttaaactatatattcaattaaagaaaatcatttttttaatcaagatgactaaagaaatgaaaaaaagtttattgaacaagaaaacaaaattatgagGGTTAATCTTagagatgacagaaaatgatttcaaccaactattatatgtatatatgtatatatgacAATTATGTGAATTGTGGGGgaactatatattaatatacttataAAGAGCACTTTgaatatttgagatttttattatttattataatatcattaccattttaactattaaatcactaattcactgattataatatttttactttaattttattaaatttaaattttaaatataaaagaacattttaacaattaaactaattaaaaactgaaatatttttttttatcaaattataaaaattccctaaaaattaaaattaaaccagCTCTAAAtgttctatttaattttttaatgaaaatattacgATTAACACTTAGGCTGataaaagagttatttaaattatccaaaTGAATCGACTATCATTCCACACTTTCACTATTTTATATccaattacttaatttataattaaaatattaaaataatttttatttaaatttattatttttttattttatttaaatatacatattaatatattttaagtcattttataaaaaaaatcattcaaatctcttcaaaatcataccCTATCTTCGTTTATTTATCtcttcaaattattcaaataaattctatAAAACAAGCCCTAAGAGTTAACTATTGAATTGATGTCCACACAATTATCTTTCACaacaataataatgattaaattaaaGTGTATGCGATTAACATATGAATAAGTTCTATACATAAGAACCaatctaaaccctaattagttataaaatgaTTTCACTAAATCATcataagagagagagagaaaggtgaatTAGGTTTAGGATGTAGCAGGTGATATGTAGCAGTTTGTCCTTTTCTGCTAAAGAAATATATACTACGTCTTTTCAGGAGctagatattaatatatatatatatatatatatatatatatatatatatatatatatatatatatatatatatatatatatatatatatatatatatatatatatatatatatatatattttttttaaaggaaaatAAATCGAGATAAATGTTAACCcataatcataatttattatttattcaaatattatcccattaattaatttattattactacGTACACAAGGCTTCATGCAATTGTccttcatatattatataacttataaaattattgatatatatatataggtaggCAAACAAGGGCCCCTTAAACTTTTAATAGCTTAGCTAGCTAGCTACCAACCAAATCCAATGGTCTCTCTTTCTCCTCTACACAATTGACCAAGAACCCTAGCTACTTAATTACTTTCCATCATTTATGTTGCTATATATTTATGACctatattattaactaatttgtttgattaagttaattatttgtCTACATAATTTTCAAATGATCACTTAATTAACCATGATTATCGTGCTAGCTTGGCTTAATTTGTTAagctattatatatatatatatatagtggttgaatatttgaatgataaagatggagaaagaaaaataatttggaattGAGAGAGTTTTGGAAGAGGATTCAAttattttgtcttattaagAAATTAACGAACATAGACTCGAGAAAGAATCACAATATAATTGACAATTAACAAACGATTCAACAATGATTCGAAGTATTATTTGAATGACACAAATTCGAGATGAAAAATCAAAACCAACTAAATAGGATACTGAATCGAAAACTATCCGATATTAGAAAATTCATCCTAGACTAAAAAATGACTTTTCAATTActctattttttctataaagagaaaagaaagattttaaaattatttatattcaaaattacaaataatatttaaaaacaataatatgaaCATGCAACAAATAATTCATCGATGATTGAGATtattattcgaattataaaaatttaaatgaaaaattcgATTCATTAAACCAGATGACAAACGAACAATACATAACACCAAATCAGATCATTCTTGGAAGAGAAACAAGACCGAATATAATGTTGTTAGAAAAATCATGTGTCAAAAAATGACTtttcaatctttaaaaaatatttaactagaAGGACAACATGAAatgtttatttttcaattaagtCTTTTTACTTTCATGATGCTTGTTTTAAAAACATTTCACCATCTTCAATTTGTccctcaaatttatttaaatagataaaactcTCAAGTTTGAAATTGATTGTATTACTAGGAAATTGATAATTGCATTTTAGTACATCTGTTGAAGTTTTTTGTTTTggttaaaatgttcaaaattattaaactcaGAGACATACATAAAAACTAACTTTGAATTTTATGTTGTGTATATcatattagtattattaatcATGCATTTAGTATTCCTATATGCAATTTTAGTacttaaaaaagtttaattatttaagagaATGACTAAGATTTTATTTGTATGAACTATATAATTTAGCATAGCTAGTCTTTCAGTTTTTAACCATATAAGGATGCAGcttttttagggtttagggtttattttatttatttttgtaggtCTTGTACATGCatgtaatttaaataataatcaaaacactgaaaaatagtaaaaaatccCATAAAAGACTAAAAGACcttgaaagaaaaacaaatattatccaCAAGCTTCTAAATAAATTCCTTATGTAGTAGCATAGTgcaatatatttatcatataataGGTACAATGAAATCTAAATAGTTGTACAACAACCTTTGTGAAATCATGAAAATAAACTaagaattttcaaattatacattCATATAAGAGTAGACAGGTGGACTAAGAAGTTATGGGCATATTTTCCTCGGATGTGAATCAAGGCCCAACATGGCCCTTGAATCATGTTCTGTCGGTCACCCCGGTCATCGATCGAGCGACACAAACGATTGATCAAATGATCTGATCATACTCCTCTTGAGATATAAATGATTCATTATGATTGATAGCCGAGTTTTAAAATACTCTCTTATTTTGGTGCAATAACGCCATTATATTCCTCTTAATAAcccttgataaaaaaaaactcaatttcaAGGACAATTGAACTATGAAAGATATTAAAAGAGGATACTATCTCCACCTCTCCAAACacagtgtataacaatagatcAAAATTCTTTCTTCCATTCATAAGTCATGTCATGTGCTCATGGATTAAGCTAACTCTAAGAGAAGAATGTTATCTTTTAGGAACTATCATAAAATCACACATGATTCCATAAAAATTCAAAGGCATCCTCCTTAAAACAAATCCTTTCACACATGGATACCATCTTTCCAACCTACTTAATTGCATACAAATCTCAAAATATATCAGATCAGAGTAAAAAAACTACAACTCATTTGAGTTTAATCGATTCTTAAATTGAATGTAAGGAAGAAAAACTTCTGACCGAACCAAACATTTCAAACACCAACGAATTTTGATAAATGACAATGTGCTTGTAACCATTAAAATAAGGATGTAATAAGGCTATTAGGAACTGTCTCACAAATATTACCACACttcaaaattggaaaaaaatacaaattaaatgtGGATATATGACCCACatctattataaaataaacttaagttTTGAAGTGTGGTATATAAATTGACACTGCTTGTGAGACAATAGATCTGCTCCCACGGATTAGGACGGATAGTAAACTTACTTTCTTTGCCATGTTCTACTTTAGGGATttcattttaactatatatcaTCGTCCAATTCGGTTTAGAATGTAAATAATTTGTGGTCAAGTTCAAGACTAATATCATTATCAAGAATAATTTGTGGTCAAGTAAGTATCTATCTTCTTAGTGTCAAGTTTCGaatcattaattcaaatcaTTTTTGCGATGTTTATACAATTCGTATCACTAACCATGCGTGTTAAGTTTTCTCACAATTACCTGCCTACTACCCGCACGAATGATGGCACACGACTTGCCATCGCCGAAGAATAGTCACATTTTCGTGTCGTGGCGGTTAGggttttgagaaaaaaaaataaaaaaataaaaaatctcataaCACTTCATTCATTCTCACTGTACTTCAATATACACTTCAACCGCTGTTACAGTTCTAGCTAATCAATTCATCCatccctttctctctctctgcAAACCCTGGCTACTTATTGATTGAGATGATGATGGAGAAAAAGAAAGGCCTCTACTAGATTCAAACACTGgccaaatatttaattaatcatctTCTAGTTCTTTTTCCCATCTCCGTATCCTACCATTCCATTTTTGTAAATCTTCTTGGACTTACAAATTTCCACAAAAAGGAGCTAGTGTGAGACCATGTCGTTCCCTTCAACCGATCCAAACAACACTAATGTTGTTGTAACTAGTTACAATAATATCCCATATCCACATTTCACTTCTCATCCACCTAATTCCTCCTTCATTTTCTCTCCCGACACCACCCATCACCACCACCAGAGCGGTGGTCAGGTCGTGTCAGCTCCCCTCACTTGTTGCCCACCTAAGAGGTTAACACCGGTGAGGGGAGATCGACACAGCAAGATCCGGACAGCTCAGGGTCTGAGGGATCGAAGGGTAAGATTGTCTATTGGCATAGCAAGAAAGTTCTTTGATCTTCAAGACCTTCTAGGTTTTGACAAAGCCAGCAAAACCCTAGATTGGCTTTTAGGTCAATCTGAGACTGCGATTCATGAACTGGAAAGGACGAAAAACCCAGTTAGAGTTACCCTGAACATGGAGGAGGAGGAGCTGCTGGCCGGAGGACAGCAACGGAGGAGGGAGATGGCAAGAGcaagagctagagagagaaccAGAGAAAAAAGGATTAATAAACTGGTCACaagtgaagaagatgaagaggaagAGTTTGATCCAGGACATCATTTTGGTCAGATCGGATCTGACCCTAAATTTGTGTCTTCACATGATCATGAAAAGGGTCATGACCTAACTACTTCAAAAGATGATATTGTTATATCTCCAAACTCTCCTCTTCTCATCAGTTGGGATCTTGGAACAGCTTTCTCACAAAATCAAGCTTTTCTATTGTGatctatataatatttaagttattatcaGGTACGCATATATACtcccattaattaatttaattaaccaaaaaaaaatcaatttatttgcCCTAATTTTCAGAATGGAGATCTCTGCACTTAACCCTGGTGGTGGCTGATCAGAAGCATAATAAAGTAGTAATGTAAgccttttttatatatttattaatgaattaagtttGTATGATACATAATTCTGGATTTGCTTCCATTTTcatcttaaatattatataatctatgaatatttaattagacATATGGATTCGATGGGATTGATGATCAGTACTCTTTCTAGTTGGAAAAGGAATATATGAATCTGGTGTAAGTATACTTAAAAAAGAAATAGCTAGCTAGATTGATCTAAAACTAGAGCAAGCAAAATTAAGCAAACTGGCTTGAGTTGTTGTCTATATAGCTAGCTAGGTTCTTTCCGGTCATCATTTGATTGTCTGTCTTTACACAATCTAAACAACTCCCATATTCAAAGATatgttcttcttcttttaattaaaaaaaatcacttcatttgatatatatatggtaagagTGAAGGTCACACTacttgttataattaaaatccaATCACCAAACCCTATTGATCAATGGGTTTCTATTTAAGGGTTTGCTGGACCATTTCATTCATGATCTTCATCATAGAATGACCTCtcacaattaattatttgtgtttgGCTCATAGGTCATTGTTGGATTCAGCATTTCCTTTATGTGAAGATAGGTTTcatgattttattttccttttggGAGGGATATAGTAATATTGTTGATCATTAGGGTTAGTTTTGGATCTGTTTAAGAGTTGTTGCTTGAAGTCATGTGTCTTCTTTTAGTTCTTTGAACTTTAGTTTTgctttaagttttaatttttttttttcaataacaaaaaaaaatgagttttttaatttttgaaattaaatttcttttgCAAATTTGTGAAGCTAGCTAGTGTCTAGACATGAGAAAGAAATGGttatgatttgaaattttaacTTGTGGcactaaattataaatgaaaagtTTTCTTCAAATATATACTCATATATTTGTGTGTGAAGATAATAAATTCATGTacaaattctaataaaattattatataaaaaatgaaattcaaatatttattaagtttCAAGTATACAAtaactacaaaataaataaataaagaatcctaaacaaaaaaacacaaagaacacaaaacaatgTTAAGAAAGTTGTCATTCAATGAATCTTAAAATGTTCGGAATATCAAAAGTAAGAGATTAATTCATGAAGTCggaattattaaaatagttgAAATTCATGAATGTGGCTGTTCTTTTGTAGTAGGTTTCAAAACTTTTCCTATCTTgaatagatattttaatatgttttttttattcttctctTATTACTTTTCTATAAATTGTGTTTTTGTTTGTTCTATATCTTTTCTGCCGTCTTAATAACATTTATCACATCAATACACACTATTAGCATTCTTAACCAATTATCtagcaaaaaaaaattcatttatagcCGTGGGTAAATGATAaagttcatttatttcattGACGACTATTAGATTTTTGCGGTATTTGTTCATCATTTTTAGCCAAGTAACACCATCCTCATCTTCAATCCTCCTCAACATACTTAAGATCATCACTAGTCAATCCCAACTCACTCTAAATAATTTAGTTGTTGAGAAGAAATAAGCATGGTTAAAACCATAAAATTGTTAGGTTTGCGGTTTTCCAATCACATCATCTTCGGTCTTGTACTCCCTAGCACTCCACTCTTTTGGATCCATCTATTAGACATCCAGGGTCACACTCAAAATTTATCTCCATGTGCAAATCAAAAGTTTCATAATTTCCCCCTTTTCAAGTTCTTCTTGAAATCCATTCTCTTGTGGTCTTT from Impatiens glandulifera chromosome 5, dImpGla2.1, whole genome shotgun sequence includes:
- the LOC124939602 gene encoding transcription factor DICHOTOMA-like; translation: MSFPSTDPNNTNVVVTSYNNIPYPHFTSHPPNSSFIFSPDTTHHHHQSGGQVVSAPLTCCPPKRLTPVRGDRHSKIRTAQGLRDRRVRLSIGIARKFFDLQDLLGFDKASKTLDWLLGQSETAIHELERTKNPVRVTLNMEEEELLAGGQQRRREMARARARERTREKRINKLVTSEEDEEEEFDPGHHFGQIGSDPKFVSSHDHEKGHDLTTSKDDIVISPNSPLLISWDLGTAFSQNQAFLL